A single genomic interval of Anopheles marshallii chromosome 2, idAnoMarsDA_429_01, whole genome shotgun sequence harbors:
- the LOC128708876 gene encoding uncharacterized protein LOC128708876: MSNSAMVAVAICCILVLLAVFIVLIIVVGSTMGEPK; encoded by the coding sequence ATGAGTAACAGTGCGATGGTGGCCGTGGCGATCTGCTGTATATTGGTGCTGCTAGCCGTGTTTATCGTGCTGATCATAGTGGTCGGTTCGACGATGGGCGAACCGAAGTGA